Below is a genomic region from Blochmannia endosymbiont of Camponotus modoc.
GTAGCTACTATAATTTTTAATCCTCTTTAAAAAAAATTAAAATATTCAATGTAAATTATGTCTTAGTTTGACCTGATCAATTAGAGTTTTTAGTGTACCGTTGTGACTCATGTTGATTATGATATCAGATCCACCTATTAATTTTCCTTCTATCCATAATTGAGGAAAAGTAGGCCAATTAGAAAATATTGGCAGAGCGTTTCTAACATCTACATGAATCAATACGTCAATATAAAAAAACGATTGAGTATAAGCAGACAATATTTGCGCGGCTTTTGATGAAAAACCACATTTAGGAGCGCTAGGTGTACCTTTCATATATAAAACGATAGGATTTTCTTTTATTTGATTTTTAATTTTTTCTATTGCATTGTTCATGTTGTATTTGTGTTAAAAGTTAAAATTATGCCTAATGGAGCTTAATTATGTGAATATTATTTTTCTTAATGTAGATGGAGCATGTAACGTTTTAATATAAATTCTTCTTAATTTCTCATAATTATTTTTTCTTCATAACATCTGTATGTTGATAAACATTAATTATTTTTTTTGCAAATTAACCATAGACCATGTCCTTTCAAAGTTGTTTATAGCAGATTTTATAATAATGTCAACTTCAATATTTACTATATTGCCTATTGTTTTTCCGCCAAGCGTTGTTTGTATCGCAGTGTATGGAGTTAAACAAATACGTATATAATTATTGAATATTTTGCTCACTGTAAGACTTACTCCATCTACACCAATTGATCCTTGTTGTAAAACATATTTTTTAAGATATTTTTTTTTTATACTAAACCATATTATTTTGTTGTTTTTTGAGGTAATTATTTTTATAATTTTTCCAGTGCAGTCAATATGTCCACTCATTAAATGCCCACCAATTTCAGAATGATAACCGATCGATCTTTCTATATTGATCAAATCTCCTAATTTTAACATACCTATATTAGTTAGTTTTAGTGTTTCATGTATTACATTAAAACTAACTAAATTATATTTCATGGCAATAACAGTTAAACAGCATCCATTATTTGATATAGAACAACCAATTTTTAAATCCGAGAGTAGATATGCGGGTAATATAACTGTATATGTTTTAAAATTGGTTACTTCATAAATTGCATGCACTGGAACAACAGCTTGTATAATACCTGAAAACATATTTTTCAAATACTATTTAATATTGTTTTAAATTATATATAATACTATTATAGCATATATCTATTTTTTATTAAATATCACTTTGAATTGATTTTAAATCAATGTGATAAAAATGTACTTTTGTAATATAAGATATTCTTAAAACATTTGACGTATGATAAAATTACATGTATTTTACCACGTATAAGTGTGGTTTTTAATAAATCATTCTGGTTAAGTTGTAGGACGGTAAGAAATAGATAATGTAAATTAATAATACAGTCTATTTGGTAATGGGTTATTAAAGTTGTATTGTTGTGCGTTCTTAGCTCAGTCGGTTAGAGCACTACCTTGACATGGTAGAGGTCGATGGTTCAAGTCCATTAGAACGCATTAGTTATTGACAAACATATTAGATTAAAATGATAGTAATAAGATTTTGTTTATATATAGCGCAAGAAATTAAATAAAAAGATTATTACTTAATGTTGTATTGGACTAAATTAATTTTATTTTTTAATAATCAGATGATCAATTCAACGTAATCAATATTGTACGACCAATAGAGTGTTTATTAAAAACTAATAAATAATTATTTGCTAATTATATTTTTATATGAGTTAAATTATTGAATTATGTTTAATCTGGGAGAGTATTAAAGATGAATAGTAATAGATTAATATGTTCTGCAATTATTTTGAGTTCTTTTGTATTGGCTAATTGTGCGAGCACAACTAAAATAAAAGAATTATCTTCTGAAGTGCATGATTTAAACGAAAGAGTTGATCAAATAAGCAGCGACATTGATGTTTTGCGCCCTGAAATAGAGAAAACAAAAAATGAAGCGGCACGAGCTAATCAACGCATTGATAATCAAATTACTTCTTATCATAAGTAATAGGAAAAGATGTGGAGAAAAGTATATATATGTTTAAGAATTCTTTAAAAATAAAAAATAACATAACATCTAATTATAATTAGATAATATAATAAGATTTGATCTAGGATGGCTATAGTTTACATAAAGCATTTGGCTTGAGATTGTATAGAATCTAGTATCAAGTGTATTCCTTGAGATCGGGACATACTTAGGTTTTGTTTCAATTGTAATTGATTTATTAAAAAGGGTTTAACATCAAAGTTGGTGATTTCTTGTAAACTTAATCCTTGATATAAACTGAATATTATCGCGATAATTCCTTTAACGATAGAGGAGTTGCTATATCCGTATAATTTGATCGATTTGCCATTGGGTACTATAGAGGTAGTCAAAGCAATCCATGTTTGGCTTTGACACCCAGAAATTAAATATTTTTGTGTGCGCATATTTTCTGGGAATGCAGGTAATAATTTTCCAAGATCAATTATATATATATATTTTTCTTCCCAGTTAATACAACTTAAGAAGTTTTGTAATAACTGGTTTTTTGTTGGGAAATTTATCATCGTTATTAGAGTAATTGTTCATTGGTTCAGTAAATGTTGCACTTTAATTAGTCCATCTGCTAAACGATCAATATCTTCCTTGTTTGTATACATAGCTAAGGATGCACGACACATACCTGGTACTTTAAAATAATTCATAATAGGTATTGCGCAATGATGTCCTGTGCGTATGGCAACGCCATATTGATTTAATAACATTCCAATATCATATGAATGATGTATTCCTAAATTAAAAGCAATAATCCCAACTCGTGTACTTGGTCCGTATAATATTAGATTTGGAATTTTTTTTAATGTATCTACAGCGTAACGCATTAATTGATCTTCGTAATTATAAATTTTATCAACACCTATTGCATTGACATATTCAATAGCATTGCCTAGTCCTATGATGCCACTAATATTAGGAGATCCTGACTCAAATTTCCAAGGAGAATCTATAAATGTTGTATCTTGAATTAAACTTACACTTTTTACTATTCCGCCTCCTACTATCCATGGGGGCATTTTTTGAAGTAATTCTTTTTTTCCATACATAATGCCAGTACCAGAAGGTCCGTATATTTTATGTCCAGAAAATACATAAAAATCACAATCTAATTTTTGTACGTCTACTAATCGATGTACGATTCCTTGTGCGCCATCTATTAAAATTAGAGTATCACTTTTTTTTCGTGCTATACTAATTATTTCTGTTAATGGATTAATTGTTCCTAAAACATTAGAGATATGTGATATCGATAAGAGTCGAGTACGATTATTTATAAGCTTGGATAATCTGGATATATCTAATGTACCGTTAGGAGTTAATGGTATATACTGTAATACAACGTTTTTATTTTTTGATAATACTTGCCATGGAATAATATTGGCGTGGTGTTCCATTTCACTAATAATAATATTATCTCCATAATTTGTAAAATTTTGTCCCCAACTGTTGGCAATTAGGTTAATAGCTTCAGTCGTGCTTTTGACAAAAACAATTTCTTCTTTAGATGCGTTGATAAAATTAGCTATACGTAGACGTACTGTTTCCATTTGATTAGTTGATTCAGTACTCAACGTGTGAACACCTCGATGCACGGCGGCGTATTCATTACGATAGTAATGAGTTTGTGAGTCTATGACAATATTAGGTTTTTGAGCAGATGCGGCGCTATCAAGATAAGTAAGAGGGTATTTATTTATCATTCGGTTTAATATAGGAAAATCTGATCTAATTTTTTCTATAGGATAAATTATCATATTATGATCCTTGCTAAAGCTTTATTGATTCTTTTCGATACAAGATCCTGTAACATAGTATTTTCGAGTGATCCTATAATTTCAATAGCAAAAGCATAGATAAGCATTTTTAAAGCATCTTTTTTTGGAATACCGCGTGTACTTAGATAAAATAGTTGATTGGTATCAATGTGGCCTATTGTTGCTCCATGACTGCATTTTACATCGTCTGAGTAAATTTC
It encodes:
- a CDS encoding SufS family cysteine desulfurase yields the protein MIIYPIEKIRSDFPILNRMINKYPLTYLDSAASAQKPNIVIDSQTHYYRNEYAAVHRGVHTLSTESTNQMETVRLRIANFINASKEEIVFVKSTTEAINLIANSWGQNFTNYGDNIIISEMEHHANIIPWQVLSKNKNVVLQYIPLTPNGTLDISRLSKLINNRTRLLSISHISNVLGTINPLTEIISIARKKSDTLILIDGAQGIVHRLVDVQKLDCDFYVFSGHKIYGPSGTGIMYGKKELLQKMPPWIVGGGIVKSVSLIQDTTFIDSPWKFESGSPNISGIIGLGNAIEYVNAIGVDKIYNYEDQLMRYAVDTLKKIPNLILYGPSTRVGIIAFNLGIHHSYDIGMLLNQYGVAIRTGHHCAIPIMNYFKVPGMCRASLAMYTNKEDIDRLADGLIKVQHLLNQ
- a CDS encoding LPP leucine zipper domain-containing protein, which gives rise to MNSNRLICSAIILSSFVLANCASTTKIKELSSEVHDLNERVDQISSDIDVLRPEIEKTKNEAARANQRIDNQITSYHK
- a CDS encoding riboflavin synthase subunit alpha, with amino-acid sequence MFSGIIQAVVPVHAIYEVTNFKTYTVILPAYLLSDLKIGCSISNNGCCLTVIAMKYNLVSFNVIHETLKLTNIGMLKLGDLINIERSIGYHSEIGGHLMSGHIDCTGKIIKIITSKNNKIIWFSIKKKYLKKYVLQQGSIGVDGVSLTVSKIFNNYIRICLTPYTAIQTTLGGKTIGNIVNIEVDIIIKSAINNFERTWSMVNLQKK
- the sufE gene encoding cysteine desulfuration protein SufE gives rise to the protein MINFPTKNQLLQNFLSCINWEEKYIYIIDLGKLLPAFPENMRTQKYLISGCQSQTWIALTTSIVPNGKSIKLYGYSNSSIVKGIIAIIFSLYQGLSLQEITNFDVKPFLINQLQLKQNLSMSRSQGIHLILDSIQSQAKCFM
- the grxD gene encoding Grx4 family monothiol glutaredoxin, producing the protein MNNAIEKIKNQIKENPIVLYMKGTPSAPKCGFSSKAAQILSAYTQSFFYIDVLIHVDVRNALPIFSNWPTFPQLWIEGKLIGGSDIIINMSHNGTLKTLIDQVKLRHNLH